A window of Cystobacter fuscus DSM 2262 genomic DNA:
CAGCTCACGGAAGGAGGGGGCGCCGCGCAGATCTCCACGAACGGGGAGCGGATTGACGAAGAGGCCGATGAGTCCAGCGATTTCGGGCCGCGTGCGGTGGGCGAGGTCCACGCCGACGACGAGCTCCTCCTGGCCGGAGTAGCGGTGCAGCAGGAGCTGGAAGCCGGCGAGCAGGGCGACGAAGGGGGTGGTGCACTCGCGGTGGGCGAGCGCCTTCACGCGGGCCCAGGACTCGTGCTCGAGGCGGTGCACCACGTGGGCGCCCTGGTAGGACTGGGACGGGGGCCGGGGGCGATCCCCGGGCAGCTCCAGCACGGGCGGGGCGCCGGCGAGGTACGTGCGCCACCAGCCGAGCAGCGCCTCGAGCCGCGCGCCGCGCAGCGACTCGCGCTGCCAGACGGCGTAGTCGGCGTATTGCAGGGGCAGGGCGGGAAGGGAGGGCGTGCGGCCGGTGGAGAGGGCCGAGTAGAGCGCCTCCAGTTCGCGCACGAGGACGCGCAGGGACCAGCCATCGGAGATGATGTGGTGGGGCGTGAGCAGCAGCAGATGCCGCTCGGCGCCGAGCCGCACCAGGGTGGCGCGGAGCAGCGGTCCGCGAGAGAGGTCGAAGGGGCGCCGGGCCTCCTCGCGCGCGAGCCGTTGGGCTTCCCGCTCGCGGGCGTTCTCGGGCAGGGCGCTCAGGTCGACGACGCCGAGGGCCAGGACCAGCTCCTCGAGGATGTGCTGGGAGGGCTCGCCGCGCTCCTCGCGGAACACGGTGCGGAGCGTCTCATGGCGGCGCACGAGGGCCTGGAGACTCTTCTCCAGGGCGGACACGTCGAGGGGGCCCGTCACGCGGGAGACCACGGGGACGTTGTAGAAGGCGCTGCCGGGCTCGAGCCGATCGAGGAACCACAGCCGCTGCTGGGCGAAGGAGAGGGGCAGGGGCCGGTCGCGAGGCGCGCGGGGGATGGAGCCCCGGGGAGAGGCGGAGGCCTGGCGCGCGGAGATCTCCCGGGCCAGCTCGGAGGCGCTCACGCCCCGCAGCAGGGTCTCCATGGGCAGGGCGACGCCCAGGTCCTGCTCCAGCGCGTGCGCGAGTTCCACCGCGGCGAGGGAGTCCAGTCCCAGCCGGGTGAGGGGCTGGTGCGGCTCAAGGGAGTGGGCGCGAGCGCCTAGCCGCGTGGCGATGAGCGCCAGCACGCGGGCCTCCACGGAGTCGGCGGGAGCGGCCGGAGAGGCGGGTGACGCGGAGGGAGGGGGCGTGGGCTCCGAGGCCCGCCAGACGTGGACGGCGCGCAGCTCACCGGCGAGGAACGCGGCACGGCAGGCGCGGCGCTGCACCTTGCCGCTGGACGTCTTGGGCAGACTGCCGGGCTGGATGAGCACGAGCGCGTGGGGCCGCACCTCATGCCGCTCGGCGAGGCGTTGCCGGAGGAGGGCGGCGAGCTCCTCCACGGTGCCGTCGAGCTTGCGCGCGTCCACCTCCTGCACGACGACGAGACGCTCCTCGCCGTCCTCCTCGATGCCGAAGGCGGCGCCGCAGCCGGGCCGGAGCGCGGGGTGGCTCTGCTCGACGGTGAACTCGAGGTCCTGGGAATAGAGGTTGCGGCCGCGCAGGATGAGCAGATCCTTGCGCCGTCCGGTCACATACAGCTCGTGTCCATCGAGGAACCCGAGGTCCCCGGTGCGCAGGAAGGGGCCCTCGCCGCTGGCGGTGTGGGCGGAGAAGCCGAGCACGGACTCCTCGGGCTGTTGCCAGTAGCCCTGGGCGACGCTGGGGCCCTTCACCCAGATTTCGCCGACCTCGCCCGGGGGCAGCTCGCGGAGGGACTCCGGCTCGACGATGGCGATGCGCTGGTCCTGGAGCGACGTGCCACAACCGACCAGCGTCCGTGCGGCCTCGTGGGTGGGGGGAACCACGGCGAGGCCCCGCTCCAGCGAGGAGGCGTCCACGTCGCGCAGGAGGGGGGGAGCGGAGGCGAGGCCTCCCGAGACGATGAGGGTGGCCTCGGCGAGGCCATAGCAGGGATAGAAGGCCTCGCGGCGGAAGCCGTGGGGGGAGAAGGCCTCGGTGAAGCGGTCGAGCGTGGCGGGGCGGATGGGCTCGGCGCCGCAGAAGGCGATTTGCCAGCGGCTCAGGTCGAGCCCCTCGCGCTGCTCGGGGGGGATGCGGCGCACGCACAGCTCGAAGGCGAAGTTGGGGCCGCCGCTGATGGTGCCGCCGAGGCGGGTGATGGCCTCCAACCAGGCGCGAGGGCGCTTGAGGAAGGACAGCGGCGACAGGAGGGCGGTGTGGAAGCCCTGGGCGAGGGGCACGAGGATGCCGCCGATGAGCCCCATGTCGTGGTAGGGCGGCAGCCAGATGACGCCCACGCTGTCGTCGCGCGTCTGGAAGGCGCCGCGGATGAGCGCCAGATTGTGCAACAGATTGGCGTGGCTGAGCATCACGCCCCGGGGCGTGCCGGTGGAGCCGGAGGTGTACTGGAGGAAGGCGAGCGACTCGGGGCCCGCGGAGGGTTTGCGCCAGAGCGTCTCGCCGCCGGGGGAGAGGGTATCGGTGGCCACCCAGCGCAGGGCCTTCAGGTCGGGGGCGTCCTGGAAGAGCGCCTCCACCATGGACAGGACGAAGGAGGTGGTGAGCACCACGGTGGCGCGGGCGTCGTGGATGATGGCGCGCAGGCGCGGCAGCGTGCGCTCCAGACGCGAGGGATCCGGCGGATAGGCGGGCACGGCGACGAGGCCGGAGAAGAGGGTGCCGAAGAAGCCGGAGACGTAGTCGGTGCCGGGGGGATAGAGCAGCACGGCGCGCTCGCCGGGGGGAGCCAGCTCCTGGAGGGCGGCCCCGATGCGCCGCGCGCGGGTGAACAGCTCGCCGTAGGTCAGGGCGGCTTCGTCTGCTCCCTCGTCATCCAGGAAGGTGTACAGGCGCTGCTCGGCACGGGTGGAACTGCGCTCTTCGAGCAGATCAACGAGGGAGCGGGGCTGGGACATGAGCGGGGGGCGGGGGCTGGAGTGTCGAAGCGGACGTATCTGGGGGTGAAGACTACGTCACTTCGGGGTGACATCGGCGAGGCAGGAGCCCTGGGCCTGGCTTCTCGTCTGGGTAGAATGGCCGACCGAGAGGACATCCTCGCCATTCCTGGCACCATCCTGTCCGTCGAGTCCGATGACCTGCGAGTCCATGTCTACGGAGACGTCGGAGTCCTCACGGGCCGGCAGCACGCCCGGGTGCGGTTGGAGGACGGCAC
This region includes:
- a CDS encoding YybH family protein; translation: MADREDILAIPGTILSVESDDLRVHVYGDVGVLTGRQHARVRLEDGTIVDDVGTFTDIALRRGGRWRMVLAHSVPLSASP